The proteins below come from a single Arthrobacter crystallopoietes genomic window:
- a CDS encoding 4-hydroxyphenylacetate 3-hydroxylase N-terminal domain-containing protein, with translation MKEIMSIENVQAFASVNAMRNVQEILNQGTEPHLLSGAQYLESLRDGRRVIDSQGKEIPDVTEHPTTGPSAHTFASVMDMQFDEKYRNTLTYLDDAGDRRARGWHIPRNKEDLFLKREQIGATGERTLGMFGRPPEYGPAMSLGFLAIIDRIEKENPVFAENIRRFVDQSSRLNLLSTDLIADPQSDRRVPRNERPGTLRVVGETDEGIMLRGSKIAGSSGSISHFFTLSTTLGEGLGPDAAIWAAIPVNLPGVTLVTREPALHKKQNPVDNPIGVLGEEVDQIILFDDAVLPKDLVFSLGNTELLTAYFDSCVFVFWHILTRLAYRAELFAGTAQVIAETLGTDKIPGVRRTIADITTYAQVLKGFSISAIAESENWNGVEVPNPGLVSAGRYYSISEYDNVISKLKDLCGQGLISRWPTEIWEHPEFGPKLKSFLPGHDIDAFGKNQLFNFAWDLTASANAGRLGLFEKVNATPPAFVAEIVYQHVGRDKSAQFVRDFLARSR, from the coding sequence ATGAAGGAAATCATGAGCATAGAAAACGTACAAGCGTTCGCGTCCGTCAACGCCATGCGCAACGTCCAGGAAATCCTCAATCAAGGCACCGAACCACATCTGCTCTCCGGTGCCCAGTACCTGGAGTCACTTCGCGACGGCCGTCGGGTAATTGACAGCCAGGGCAAGGAAATTCCGGACGTCACCGAACATCCGACGACCGGGCCTTCAGCCCACACGTTCGCAAGCGTCATGGATATGCAGTTCGACGAAAAATACCGCAACACCCTGACTTACCTGGACGACGCAGGTGACCGCCGAGCCCGCGGGTGGCACATCCCGCGCAACAAGGAGGACCTTTTCCTCAAGCGGGAGCAGATTGGCGCGACCGGTGAGCGTACTCTCGGCATGTTCGGGCGTCCCCCGGAGTACGGCCCGGCGATGTCGCTCGGCTTCCTTGCGATCATCGACCGGATCGAGAAGGAAAACCCCGTCTTTGCAGAGAACATCCGCCGTTTTGTGGACCAATCCAGCAGGCTGAATCTGCTGAGCACCGACCTCATCGCCGACCCGCAATCCGACCGCCGCGTGCCGCGAAACGAACGTCCCGGCACCCTGCGCGTCGTCGGCGAGACCGACGAGGGCATTATGCTCCGGGGAAGCAAAATCGCAGGGAGTTCCGGCTCCATCTCGCACTTCTTCACACTGTCGACGACCCTCGGCGAAGGCCTGGGTCCGGACGCTGCCATCTGGGCAGCGATCCCGGTCAACCTGCCGGGAGTAACACTCGTGACCCGTGAGCCCGCCCTGCACAAAAAGCAAAACCCCGTTGACAATCCCATCGGGGTGCTCGGCGAGGAGGTCGACCAGATCATCCTCTTCGACGACGCGGTGCTTCCAAAGGACCTCGTGTTCAGCCTGGGCAATACGGAGCTGCTCACGGCATACTTCGACAGCTGCGTGTTCGTGTTCTGGCACATCCTCACCCGCCTCGCCTATCGTGCCGAACTCTTCGCCGGCACCGCCCAGGTGATCGCCGAGACCCTGGGCACCGACAAGATCCCGGGCGTGCGCCGGACGATCGCGGACATCACAACCTACGCCCAGGTCCTCAAAGGCTTCTCGATCTCAGCGATCGCGGAAAGCGAGAACTGGAACGGGGTGGAGGTCCCCAATCCGGGCCTGGTTTCCGCCGGCCGCTACTACTCGATTTCCGAGTACGACAACGTCATCTCGAAGCTGAAAGACCTCTGCGGCCAGGGGCTCATCTCCCGGTGGCCGACCGAGATCTGGGAGCACCCGGAGTTCGGCCCGAAGCTGAAATCGTTCCTTCCCGGGCACGACATCGACGCGTTCGGAAAGAACCAGCTCTTCAACTTCGCCTGGGACCTCACCGCCAGTGCGAACGCCGGCCGCCTCGGTCTGTTCGAGAAGGTCAACGCGACTCCTCCGGCGTTTGTCGCCGAGATCGTGTACCAGCACGTCGGCCGCGATAAGAGCGCACAGTTCGTCCGCGACTTTCTCGCCCGCAGCCGGTAG
- a CDS encoding flavin reductase family protein produces the protein MITAPSRLETLVPPAQLRDSIDVDTFKSAFRMHPAGVSVIAADAGNGPAAMTISSLTSVSTEPPLVTFSLSALSWSTPVFLEADTVVVHLLGSEHLRLAQLGATGRVDRFADKSAWTRLPTGEPVFKETYAWLRGHIVNRLEAGNSVICVAHIVQASVPDAAAAETSVPLVYHGRTWHQLGTHSAI, from the coding sequence ATGATTACTGCACCCTCTCGTTTGGAGACTCTGGTGCCTCCTGCGCAACTGCGCGATTCCATCGACGTCGACACCTTCAAGTCCGCGTTCCGCATGCATCCGGCCGGAGTCTCCGTTATTGCGGCAGACGCCGGCAACGGCCCAGCCGCGATGACGATCAGTTCGCTCACCTCGGTCAGCACCGAACCGCCACTGGTGACTTTCTCGCTATCAGCGCTCTCGTGGAGCACCCCGGTCTTCCTGGAAGCGGACACCGTAGTCGTTCACCTGCTTGGTTCCGAGCACCTGCGGCTAGCGCAGCTGGGTGCCACCGGTCGTGTCGACCGGTTTGCGGATAAGTCGGCCTGGACGCGTCTGCCAACGGGGGAGCCCGTCTTTAAAGAGACGTACGCGTGGCTGCGCGGGCACATCGTGAACCGCCTGGAAGCAGGAAACTCGGTAATCTGCGTTGCGCACATCGTGCAGGCCTCGGTTCCTGACGCGGCCGCGGCGGAGACGTCCGTCCCGCTTGTTTACCACGGGCGCACCTGGCATCAGCTGGGTACGCATTCCGCTATCTGA